A window of the Ostrea edulis chromosome 1, xbOstEdul1.1, whole genome shotgun sequence genome harbors these coding sequences:
- the LOC130047003 gene encoding uncharacterized protein LOC130047003, protein MDPRRCAQDVLLCDSCETIPLQNHCEFCNINLCDNCVAKHLSDSPKRHNVVPYLLRKSIPNNPKYKMHSKKHCELCSEICDIPLGGTGISDQHKDHDTSNVLQKFSSKTKYLQGDFEKSQITIVSSRHDERTHATFDQTMKAKLETVYKKLAVAATQLGDYTMKTSEIASSYPVKPMLDEPRLIATIDTKYNIYSIICLSDEDVWTCGINEIMKLHNLHGKLLKSIQTKSENMPGDISVTRDGHLVYTDTGSRTVDIVTNKQIQTIIRLKGWRPRNLCSTSSDDLLVTMYSDDYTQFKVVRFSGSKQTHTIQFDDQGRPLYFAGRHSNNTNISENRNMDICVADSDARELVVVNQSGKLRFRYTGHPSNTKQSFTPVGITTDSQSHILTADCFNHRIHVLDQYGQFLRYIQNCDLHAPWGLCLDTSDNLLIAEHWTGKVKKIQYLLTLS, encoded by the coding sequence ATGGACCCCCGGCGCTGTGCCCAGGACGTCCTACTGTGTGACTCCTGTGAAACTATCCCCCTGCAGAACcattgtgaattttgtaatataaatctttGTGATAATTGTGTCGCCAAACATCTCTCAGATTCCCCTAAAAGACACAATGTAGTACCCTATTTACTCAGGAAGTCTATTCCTAACAATCCAAAATATAAAATGCATAGCAAAAAGCACTGTGAACTTTGCAGCGAAATATGTGATATTCCTCTTGGTGGTACCGGCATTTCTGATCAACACAAAGATCACGACACATCAAATGTTCTGCAAAAATTCAGctctaaaacaaaatatttgcaaggagattttgaaaaatcacagaTAACCATAGTTTCTTCCCGACATGATGAACGTACGCATGCCACCTTTGATCAAACCATGAAAGCCAAATTGGAAACAGTTTACAAGAAACTGGCAGTAGCTGCCACTCAACTGGGAGACTACACAATGAAGACATCAGAAATTGCATCTTCATATCCAGTGAAGCCAATGCTTGATGAACCGCGACTCATCGCCACCATAGACACTAAGTATAATATATACAGTATTATCTGTCTCAGTGATGAAGACGTATGGACATGtggaataaatgaaataatgaaacTCCACAACCTCCACGGCAAACTACTGAAATCAATCCAAACCAAGTCAGAGAACATGCCAGGGGACATATCTGTGACACGGGATGgacatcttgtttatactgacactGGATCAAGAACTGTAGATATAGTAacgaataaacagatacagaccatAATCAGACTAAAGGGATGGAGACCTCGTAATCTCTGCAGTACCTCATCTGAtgacctcctggttaccatgTACAGTGATGATTACACACAATTCAAAGTTGTCCGTTTCTCCGGCTCCAAACAAACACAcaccattcagtttgatgatcagggtcgacCTCTCTATTTCGCTGGTCGACATAGTAACAATACAAACATCAGTGAGAACAGGAATATGGATATCTGTGTAGCCGATTCTGATGCTAGAGAattagtggtggtcaatcagtcaggaaaactccgatttagatacactggtcacccttctaataccaagcaatcatttactccagtcggcatcactacagacagccagagtcacatcctgacagcagactgtTTCAACCACCGCATCCACGTCCTGGATCAGTACGGACAGTTTCTACGTTACATTCAGAACTGTGATTTACACGCTCCATGGGGTTTGTGTTTGGACACCAGCGACAACCTCTTAATAGCAGAGCATTGGACTGGTAAAGTCAAGAAAATCCAGTACCTATTAACTCTGTCTTAA
- the LOC130047001 gene encoding uncharacterized protein LOC130047001 gives MFSDDYKQSKVVRYSDFTETQTIQFDDQGRPVFSFPGFINENRNLDICVADNKARAVVVVNQSGKLRFRYTGHPSDGKERFYPRGITTDSQSHILIADGNNHRIHILD, from the exons ATGTTCAGTGATGACTACAAGCAATCCAAAGTTGTGCGTTACTCTGACTTCACAGAGACACAaaccattcagtttgatgatcagggtcgacCTGTCTTTTCATTTCCTGGTTTCATCAAtgagaacaggaacctggatatctgtgtggctgacaaTAAAGCTAGAGC ggttgtggtggtcaatcagtcaggaaaactccgatttagatataCTGGTCATCCCTCAGATGGCAAGGAACGATTTTATCCACgtggcatcactacagacagccagagtcacatcctgataGCAGACGGTAacaatcaccgtatccacatcctagat